Part of the Mercenaria mercenaria strain notata chromosome 8, MADL_Memer_1, whole genome shotgun sequence genome is shown below.
GTTACATCTTAAAACTTATTTCATACTGTGTTTGACGTCCTGCAGAATTTATCCCTACTACAAAGATAAATATCTCATTTATCTTCGAAGAAACTGTCGTTGATTCTGAGATAGAGAATGTGCAATGCTGGAATTTCACTCTCTGATATTGTATTACATCTGAGTACCCTCTCCTTGAGCCAACTGTGACATCATAAACCAGATCTGTAAAACCTGGTATATCGAACACGCCTGTCCAGTCTACCTCAATAGTTCGGTTATAAAGATTGATTGTCATGGCTTTACCTACacgaaaaagaaatacaaaacagTGGAAGTTCAGTTTAAAAAGTTCATTGATTGGAAAATTACACCTtataacaaaagacttaaaacaTTGTTGCAAACAGTCAATGTTGCAAACAAGAATGTAATTTCATGTAGGCGGTATTGTTTCAGGACTTTGCACTTGATAAGTATAAGGGCATAAATAAAGTCAAATCTTTACATTCTAAAGTGATATAAACAGGATCAGTCTGAGTAGTCAGTAATGTAACTACGTCAACTAGACATATATAAAACGGCTTTCTTAATCATTGTCTGTACACATGTATTTCAAGGGAGCCGAAAGCCAATGATGTACAATGATTTCTAAATATAATTCATTTAGAAATAGACAAAATTCTAAAACATCATGTGAAAAATAATAACACAATTCCTTAACAGATACTTGGAAAAGCATTAATCTGTTTCAAATTGATATGGAAAAAGTAACTGAATCTCATATTAACAGGgtagaaataaataatttagttTTGCCACAGCAAGAGTTTGCATCAACATTGACATGACGGCAGCATGATGCTGCAATAAATCTGACAAATCTACAGGcttaagctataaaaatcgacATTCATTGTAGCCAAAGTTTAATTTTTACCTGTTAGTTGAGGATGTTCCCCGTAAACCAGCAAATTCACTGTGAGTGGTTCACTGATGAAACCTCTCGAATATACTGCTCTTACATGTATCCTATACAATTCTGTTGGAACGAGATGGAGGGCACTGACTTCTACCAACGTGTGTTTATTTATGCTCTTCCAGTCAGCGTTTTGGTCGGACTCATGTCGCACACGATATTCATAGTGATCAATGTCAGAAATGTCCTCGAAACCAGACCACTCAATCTTAACATTTGACTTGTCCGATTGTATATATAAGTCAGTAATATTTTTACCGAACAATACAATTTCTTGTTTGATTTGAATAGCAGATACCACGCGCAGGTCGGCAAATTCAACACTTGTGTGGTATCTGGAAACAACAATCGAATTTGACACCAAACCTTGTGACAGTTCCACATTATTGATGCATACCGCTTTGATGAAAAAGTATTTTTCGTGCATTAAAATCATGTTATCAAAGCTGCATGTTTCGTTTGTCTCTGCAAGTTTCAATTTTTCTATTCCTTGCATCTGAAATCCAATACCTGAAAGTAAACCGGTAAGTctgtgttcatttcttagtagCAATACTTATTAGCTCCCCCGCACAAAGGTTAAGGTTACCGTTCTTATGATatcttttatttctgaaaattagaaaaacaatttagatctatcataaaactgaaaatgaaaaaaagcacGAAGGATATAGAAATACCGATTAAAATTGTACTAACCGATTCCGCAATAGCAGGCTTTTACACCACTTTCATCATCCTCGACCTTCCAATTTGCAAATATTCTGTAAACTGATCCATTAGACCCATCAACAAAAGTCAACGATGAAGCATTCATATTACTTATAACTGGTGGCGTTTTGTCAATGACAATTGGACCGCTCGTAAAATTGGAAGTTAGACCGGCATGATTTTCAGCAAGCACAGTCAAATACAGCGGACTCCCATGTTCTACGCTGATGTCAATCACGGCTTGGCTTCTATCGTTTAAAGGTAAAAATGGTCGAAGCTGTAGACCACCTCTTGTCGTCCCGATTCCATATCGTATCTGCAGTGACGATATTTTATTAGGTTTTACTAAAACAATATTGGTAATGCATTGTCAATGTTACCTTAACATACCTTGTGTTTACCTACTTTCTACAAAATGCGAGTACATCACTTTCGATACAGGACCGTTTAATAATAATTGTTAAGGGTTTTTTTGTCTTACATTTTCGTCCGACAAAATCAAACTACTAGTATATTTGCAGTTAAAACTATGTATCTCGAACTCGAAGAGGTCGAGAATTTTACTTTgagataaggcctaaaaaaaaatctttgtttccggtaacatgctcaaaaaaaattttttttattaagtgggacttttcggaaattatttttgtgtcaaaaagtgaatacaaataatacctttagagcatcagtaagttgatttctgaCATCACTGTTTAAAGCAGAAAAAGTGCAGCTTtgcacatttttgacaaaaaattgaaaaacattttctctaaggcaataaaaatatttagggtcaggccaaaaatttagggtaggtcggcataccggaaacgaacaattttttttacgcccaACCGAAattattttgtgcacgtgttttcggggcgaaatttgaaaatgtattcagGATAGCCGGAATTAAagataagcgagttcgagattTTGAGTTCAGAGTCCAGAAGTTTACCTTGTACACAGAGCTCTCTGGGTCTACGAGCAATGTTGTTACACCCAGCACTGACGGCCTGATTTGCTGTAATTTGATCGCGCCGTCGCCGTTCACGTTTGATGACGAGTGAACACACCCATACAAGTTAGCTTCTAATGTATGCCATCCTTCCGTGATAGTAGCTTGCTTTATTTCAATGACCagtgatttcttttcttttgatataAAGTTGTATTCGAAGTCTTCGGAACCATCATGATTATGCGATGTATGTAATAGAACTTCAAACCTATCCATAACAAGAATAAGCTTTGCTATAGAACCGGTACCATATGTTACGCCACtgattttgtataaattatccTTTTCTAGATCAGCTCTGAGTTCTAGGTAAACGTTGGACGATTCATTTTCCGTTTGTTCAAGGTCCAGTTTCGTTTCGTTTCTTTGCATTAAAGAGTATCTGCTGCAATGAAGTCCATATGGTGGAGTAACATctacatgtttcaaatttgtTCTTGCAACAACACTGCTATGTCCTGCGGCATCGCACGCTTTTACCAAACCAACATAAGCCTTTCCATGCATGAGTTTCAAATTTGTAAATGTATACGAAGTTTTAAGGCCCACATTTCTAAGTACGATATTACTTAGATTAAAGCTACCATCTTCAGCCACGGCAATATGGTAGGATTTCACACCGGAATGGTGATCGAGAAAACCGTGCCACGACATACTGAATGTAGAGGTTAATGACTGGTATCCTTTATCAATATACTTATCAGTATTGAAGATCACGCCAGCTATTGGCGTGTCCATGTCTATCACGAAACCGTCAGAGCTGAGCGTGTTGTGCATTCCAATGGTATTGTAAGCCGTTACTGTAAAAAAGTATCTTGTTCCATGGGTGAGGCTAATATTTGTAAGCGTTACATTAGTCTCTAGACCAACTTCAGCAATTTGAAATACATCACTTCCTGAAATATAAGCGATAGTTTAGTTTTGGAGCAGGGGGTCTCTAAGATGAAAGACCCGGTACCAGTAATTGTGCTTTTTAGAACCCCACTGTCGTACGTAGAAATAAATTGTTCAttcaacaataaaaaagaaagcaACAATTACGTGGTGTGATAATAATCGCTTCAAATGATAGTTCTAGCTTGCATTGATAAGATCATTTTTGccgtattttgaaatattttccgAAAAGAGCACGTTCATACATGCGAAATGAAATATAGTATTCATGAAACTGATCTTTTCTCACATTATTTGGCCCTTGCTACAGAAAGTAAcattataaatagaaatacaGATGTAATCCAGTCTGAATGGTTTGGTCAGTCATATTACTCTCGTAACAAAACATCTAAATGTACACAGCAAATATTTGTCTAAAATCGCATGCCCATAATTTTGATAGCACAAGACATCGCCATATTGATAACAAATGTAGGATAACCTAGATGATCTAAGCGGCTTAAAAGGGAATAAAGCTAAAGAGTACAGATGTACCACTTTGAATAGGATTTTACTTACTGCAAAATAAATCTGGGTAAACTAGACGTGACATTTCTCACACGGGTATGAGCATATTTTCCACAACAGTACTTCTTAAAGACAAATGTTTCAAAGAAGGCAATGTCTcgtttttatttttgcagaagGACCATACCAACCAGCTAGAATCTTAAACTGATTTATCTTTGCCAATGTTGTGAGTGGTTGTCTGAGGATTAAATATTCAAGTCAGATGctatgttttaaaagatatatatatattcagacaTGTGTTCGTTTGTTCACTTCAAATTATTGGGTGACTGGTTaaagtatttcaaatttaaatcttattccattgtcagaatgtttaaaaacaCGTAATTTATTTACCATTCACGGATGTGCCAAGTGCGACTGTAAAGTATGAAAGTTTGCTTTGTGTCTCACGAAACACACCTTTCCAACAAAATGTTAGTTCATCCATCCAATCAATGATGTCGTAATCAATAACACACTTGGGATCGGAGTCTAATATGGATCGCCCTTTTGCTTGTTGTGGTGGTGTATGGTCAACCATGATTGGTGGGGACATAAAAGTAAAATGTTCAGTGTTTGAATACCAGGCTTTAACATATATTGTGTATTGCGTGTTATGTGTTAAACCAGATTTTAACGGTAAACAATGTATCACGTGTGTCCTCTTTCCAACGTCATACCATTGTTTCTCCGATGTACTGAATATCCCATCACCTGCCTTTTGACCTGACAAGCCCATACTCCATTCATACCGCACGATCAAAGCAGCATTAGAACCAACTGTTTTCCAGTGTCCTGTAAGACATGCTAATGAAGCTGTCGCATTTTCAGAGATGTTTGCAAGACCACTGTACACAATTACTCGCGGATAATCAAACGTGCCTACAACAGATGTGTTTATGGAAACACAGTCTATTTGTTCTAACGGCGTACAATATTTTCCTACCACGGAACATGTACAGTCTTGATTACACGAATGTACTTTACACGAGTGTTTTTCCAGTTCTAATGATCCTGAGTGATATTCAAAACTTGCCCGTTCCGATGACGAAGATAAAGGCACAATAGTTACTCGAAAAGCAGTGCTGTTTAAACCTGCAGTATTTTGTGCCCATATGGTTAGTATTATGGGACAACTATCATTTAATGAATCGTTCAATGTGACAACAGCACTCTGTCTCGAATCAGATTTGTTCGCATTTAAGGTAACAATTCCTTTTGTTAACTCATACCCGCTGAAATTTCGGCTTACTGTTATATAATATGTGTCTACTGACGAATCCGGATCAATAAACCCATACCATTTAATACTAATGTTTGCTCTACTAATGTTAAAAGGGTCCAGAAAGTTCGTCCAGCTCATTGGTGTGTGGTGGTGACGAATCTATTAATAACGTTTTGGACTCTGAGCTGGTACATAAGCCAGCGATATTACAACATGTGACAACAACCAAAATACTTGTCGCCATCACGTAACCAATTTTCCTTGTCAAGATTAATTAATAAAGTGTCGACATTGCCAATCGCAACATTTTCAATTGGTGTATGACCGTCGTGGTGAGTTTTTATGGAAATAATGTGTTCAACAATTGGGCTATCGGAATCAATGAACTTCCAGGAAACTCTAAGAAGAGATTTGTCCCACTCTACGTCTTTGTTCATTGAAGTATCATGATGCCCAATAGAGTGAAAGTTTGGTTTATCAAGAATTATCGGCGGTGTATTATCAACCTGAAAGCTGTCTGTTGTTTGGCTGACACTCATACCAGCCCAATTGAAAGCTTTTACCACCGCATACAATTTCAATCCGACGGGAAGATTCAGACCTGTCCGTATAATGTGGGACTGAAGAAGACCAGAAGATAGTGGGAAAATATCGCAAGAGTAGGGGTTAGTCCCAACACAATATTCGTAATGGTTGATATCGGACTGCGGATCTTCAAATCCCATCCATTGAATATGAACAGATGTTCTGCAAAAACAAA
Proteins encoded:
- the LOC128558963 gene encoding uncharacterized protein LOC128558963 is translated as MSWTNFLDPFNISRANISIKWYGFIDPDSSVDTYYITVSRNFSGYELTKGIVTLNANKSDSRQSAVVTLNDSLNDSCPIILTIWAQNTAGLNSTAFRVTIVPLSSSSERASFEYHSGSLELEKHSCKVHSCNQDCTCSVVGKYCTPLEQIDCVSINTSVVGTFDYPRVIVYSGLANISENATASLACLTGHWKTVGSNAALIVRYEWSMGLSGQKAGDGIFSTSEKQWYDVGKRTHVIHCLPLKSGLTHNTQYTIYVKAWYSNTEHFTFMSPPIMVDHTPPQQAKGRSILDSDPKCVIDYDIIDWMDELTFCWKGVFRETQSKLSYFTVALGTSVNGSDVFQIAEVGLETNVTLTNISLTHGTRYFFTVTAYNTIGMHNTLSSDGFVIDMDTPIAGVIFNTDKYIDKGYQSLTSTFSMSWHGFLDHHSGVKSYHIAVAEDGSFNLSNIVLRNVGLKTSYTFTNLKLMHGKAYVGLVKACDAAGHSSVVARTNLKHVDVTPPYGLHCSRYSLMQRNETKLDLEQTENESSNVYLELRADLEKDNLYKISGVTYGTGSIAKLILVMDRFEVLLHTSHNHDGSEDFEYNFISKEKKSLVIEIKQATITEGWHTLEANLYGCVHSSSNVNGDGAIKLQQIRPSVLGVTTLLVDPESSVYKIRYGIGTTRGGLQLRPFLPLNDRSQAVIDISVEHGSPLYLTVLAENHAGLTSNFTSGPIVIDKTPPVISNMNASSLTFVDGSNGSVYRIFANWKVEDDESGVKACYCGIGIGFQMQGIEKLKLAETNETCSFDNMILMHEKYFFIKAVCINNVELSQGLVSNSIVVSRYHTSVEFADLRVVSAIQIKQEIVLFGKNITDLYIQSDKSNVKIEWSGFEDISDIDHYEYRVRHESDQNADWKSINKHTLVEVSALHLVPTELYRIHVRAVYSRGFISEPLTVNLLVYGEHPQLTGKAMTINLYNRTIEVDWTGVFDIPGFTDLVYDVTVGSRRGYSDVIQYQRVKFQHCTFSISESTTVSSKINEIFIFVVGINSAGRQTQYEISFKM